One stretch of Armigeres subalbatus isolate Guangzhou_Male chromosome 2, GZ_Asu_2, whole genome shotgun sequence DNA includes these proteins:
- the LOC134217342 gene encoding lactosylceramide 4-alpha-galactosyltransferase-like, with the protein MFPRKRKILTVIILFSIVILYVKFEMIDNGIVDRITNHEKLILRLKAVGELTTISERWSTTVHRKRKYRAWKTSAGNPNIFRMPDIESYSRELNPEKNIFFIISTVIKDNIARLTARQSCAIESAARANADWSVFVLFTSATVYSSIYSSHMAPLLIYPNIHMRRLNLSTFAIGTPLEKFFQDGRLKNSTHIVEHTSDVLRMLTLYKYGGTYLDSDVVVMKSLNELPLNYVASEGDGYIANGVINLQATGYGHMVAEALLTDLAENFNGLVWAANGPELVTRVMRKFCNVTDVWDMTRETCGGQMSVLEPETFFQITYPHHTWYFEEQHTEEAMEKVAGRILTHLWNKLTSGIQLRKDSPVAYIKLAKAYCPFVIKNCAEFF; encoded by the exons ATGTTTCCACGCAAGAGAAAGATTCTTACTGTTATTATATTGTTTTCAATCGTAATCTTGTACGTAAAATTTGAGATGATTGACAATGGAATAGTTGATCGGATTACAAATCACGAAAAACTAATTCTGCGATTGAAGGCAGTCGGTGAATTAACTACCATTTCAGAGAGATGGTCTACCACAGTTCATAGGAAACGGAAGTACCGAGCATGGAAAACAAGTGCAGGCAATCCAAATATTTTCCGGATGCCAGATATCGAAAGCTATTCACGTGAACTGAATCCAGAGAAGAACATCTTCTTCATAATATCTACAGTGATAAAGGATAATATAGCGAGGCTAACGGCTCGTCAGTCTTGTGCGATAGAATCCGCTGCCAGGGCTAATGCTGATTGGAGCGTTTTTGTGTTGTTCACATCGGCTACCGTGTATAGTTCTATATACAGCAGCCATATGGCACCGTTGCTTATCTATCCGAATATTCATATGAGACGTCTGAATTTGTCAACGTTTGCTATTGGGACTCCGTTGGAAAAGTTTTTCCAGGATGGTAGGCTAAAGAACTCCACTCATATCGTAGAGCACACCTCCGATGTCCTGCGGATGCTCACATTATACAAATACGGTGGAACGTATCTAGATTCTGATGTGGTTGTGATGAAATCGCTGAATGAGCTGCCACTCAACTACGTCGCTTCCGAAGGAGACGGCTACATAGCGAACGGTGTGATCAACCTGCAAGCTACAGGATATGGCCACATGGTGGCAGAAGCGTTATTGAC TGACTTGGCGGAAAATTTCAACGGATTGGTTTGGGCAGCTAATGGTCCTGAGCTGGTGACAAGAGTCATGCGAAAGTTTTGCAACGTTACCGACGTGTGGGATATGACAAGAGAAACATGTGGCGGACAGATGAGTGTTTTGGAGCCTGAAACGTTCTTTCAAATCACGTATCCACATCATACGTGGTATTTTGAAGAACAGCACACGGAGGAAGCCATGGAGAAAGTGGCTGGCCGTATTTTGACGCATTTGTGGAATAAACTGACCAGTGGAATACAACTAAGGAAGGATAGCCCAGTGGCTTATATAAAGTTGGCGAAAGCCTACTGTCCGTTTGTGATAAAAAATTGTGCAGAGTTTTTCTAG